CCAGGTGTTTCTGCAGATCTTGAGAAAAATACGTGTTGTTTTATTCCCCCATGTGAAGTACATTCTTGTTAGCCATCAATACTTGAAATGCAGCtttcatttaaaaacaaattcagaCAAATTGTTGTAACTgctcctgtggaagaaacatcaGAATCAGCAGGACAAAAGGGTCTCACTGAAAGGCTTGGCTCAGCCCGGAGCAAGAATGTGTTACCTTTGCCtactcatttctttaaaaattatgaaaaccTTGTGAGTTAATATGGGCAACAGATGTCATATTATAGAGATGACTCTAATGAaatgtgattattttcttttagTCTCTGGTCAAAGtaattgtgtttttttaatttattttttcctttgttgggggattaatgttttacgtttgacagtgaatacaatagtttgtacatgcataatatttctcagtttcccacataacagtacaacccccactaggtcctctgtcatcctttttagtaATTGTGTTTTATAAACTGACTTAAGGTACATCTTAACCTCCTAGTGCAAAACTCTGGACTAGTTTTCTTTTGTGGATATCTTTGCATTCAAATAGACTGTGAGtatggggtagacagcataatggttatgcaaaacccctttcatgcctgaggctccaaagtcccagtttcagtcccccatCTCACTATatgcttgagctgagcagtgctctaataaggTAATAAATAACCAAAGTATTTAAAGCAATTAAATAGTCTTTGCTAAGTGTGTTaatgaaagaaacaagaaaaaaagagaataggagagagaagacaagggtgatggaaaggggaggagaggaaggaagagtggAAAATCTTGTATTTGAAATGCCAAAGGAAGGATTATTCAGTGAACTTTCCAGTTAGACCATGAAGGCTTCTTTTATCTCCTGGGTCCTCATATCCcaacagagactgaactcagcgCTTCATAATGACTTAAGAGTAAATCACATAATCAAATTGGGAACACAGATGTACCTCCATCTTGGATATCAAAACtatgaattaacatataaaaatagATATGTGCAAAACTGAAACAATATTAATGTAATCAAAACAAAAGCAATGTAAGAGGTGATATATCCATAGATATAATGGACTGTAAGGGAATGATGATGCACCCCAGAGTAGAAGGGATTTTAGAAAGACACAATGATTGAACCAAGTCCTAGTTCAATCCATCTCCTGATTGAGGGTAGGGCCCCCCTGCAAGATAGGCTGTTATTCCGTTTGACATCTGCAAAGCTCCCCAGCTGATTTCAACAAAGTGCAAGCAATCCCTGGGGTCTGACCTACAGGTAAGTTCTCAACAAGGTTCAGGTGCTTTCCATTGAAAGTAACTCAAAGCCTCTGAGGGATTCAAAGAGTGGGTGGGGCCTTGGGTGTCCTCCTTTGTGACTCTGATACTGGAAGGACCACAGAGCAAGGAAGGAAGTGGAGGTGACAGCAGCTGATAATATTTTCTCAGGGTTCtgatcccaccccacccccaaccaccaCTTTTTGATCATCTCTGGAGCCTCCCTATTCCAGGCTCATaatttcagagagaaaaatagaagagagagggaaagacaacacagaTCAAATCTCACTTCACTGCTGTGGGGAGTGGGCTGAAACCTAGGTCTCACACACATTGCTAAACGGGtgactatccaggtaagctattttttgCCAACCCTGTAGTGCTCTCATAAGGAGCCTGCTAGCAGACATTTTCCGATTTTGTAACCAAAAGAATTTATTGTAcactttcttcctctttgtctccctttttctttccttctttttatcctttaaaaaaaaaaaatcttagtttaAGGGTCGGGTGGTAAagcacctggtttagcgcacatgttacaatgctcaagggctcaggttcaagaccccagtccccacctgccagggggaaagcttcacaagcagtgaagcaggtctgcaggtatctctctctatcttccctactctctcgatttctggctgtctctatccaataaatagagattaaaaaaaaaaaaaccttagtttAAGGACTTAATAGAACATGTGATAGTTTGTCAGCTCCTGGTTTAGACAATTAACCAAACAAATTAAAGCCTGAATTACAGCATTTGCCAATTTCTTATAGTGTAAGTACATCCACTAGGCTTGATTTTAAGCTACCACGATGAAGTTTCTTTACTGTCAGAAAGAGACAGGCACTCTCATGTCATTCTGTAGTGTTTTCATCACAACCAACAGGAATAACTAATCATAAAACAGAACATAGTACATGATAGTGATGTAATTGGGTAGAGTTGAAATAAGAGTTTCTGCTTCCCTTGTTTTTAATATGATTTGAGTTTCTGTAAGATAATTTTTAACATACTCTGTGTTTAACTATCAACTCACATAATTTATGCAAAGCTCACAGCTAGCACTCCTGAGCTGGTACAAGCCATATGGAGACAAATTCTGGCTGTGATCTTAAGACAGGTATGTTCCCTgtacactttttctttcttgtctgatggACTGAAAATACTGCAGATAGTGTTATGGGCACCTTCATCATTGGGTGACTCATCCCCAGTGATGGGAGACCCACAGAGAGAAGTGTGTCCTCTTTACTGTGGAGCTGCTTCTGGGTTGTTATTCTTATCCTTAGATACAAAGACCTTTTAAAGTTATTCCTGCttcgtggttttttttttttgtttgcttgttttttttttgttacaacAATGATTAAGTAGATATTAAATTTCCTTGAGGAAACCAGTGCTTAGAGAGGTGAAATTAATTCCCCTGTAAGCACAGGGCAGAAAAGTCTGAATTCAGCCTGGCATTTGAAACATCTTTTAACTGCAGACCCCTAGGGATCTCCATCACACcctgtggtgcatccagttagtCAACTATCAGTTAGTACAGCATCACTTGGGGATTTGATAGAAGCACAAGACCACCCTCTACTGTGGTCTTTTgagtgctttttattttatttatttttccttttgttgcccttgtctttttttaattgttgttgtagttattattgttgttgttattgatgtcgtcgttgttagataggacagagagaaatggagagaggagggaaagactgagggggcagagaaagatagacacctacggacctgcttcactgcttgtgaagccactcccctgcaggtggggagccagacactccaactgggatccttaggcccttccttgtgctttgcaccacttgcacttaacctgctgcactactgctcaactccccttTTGAGTGTTTAATGGCTAAGTAAGTGATGCCATTTGCAGAAGGAGGCCCATGAGAGGACAGAGGAGGACCCATGGGGGAACTCAGGAAGGGACAGAGGTTGGTGGCAAAGCCCTTTCACAGCTGAGGCCTTACTGAACACAAGCAAGGAGCTCAAATGCTGTGCTCTACAGGGACACAGAAATGCAGAGGAAGGGGTTCTCTGATAGCCATGTTTCCATGCCCCACTCAGATCAGCTTCTTTCTCCCTGCCAACTTACACCATGACCATGCTTGATGATTCTGATCTTAGAAGACCACGTGTGCCCTAGACTTGACTCATTCACAACTCAAACTGACACACTCAAACACACCTTGTCATCATTTTTAAACTGACaggaaaaaattattagtgatttaataatggtttataagactatagggatATTGTTACACACTGTACCTATCACAAAAGTTCTGTGATAGTTTACAGAGTCTCAGAGACCATTTTGAtagtcttgatttttatttttggagattcttatttttcaattaccTGTGTATattacacatgagtgaaaccatctggcattTTTCTTCTACCTCCTTACAtcactaagcataataacctCCATCTCTATTTTGTCCCAAGAGATAACAGCGTCATCTTCTTAACCACAAAGTGTTACTTCATCCAGTACATATCTCATAACTACTTTCTCCAGTTTTCAATGGAtgtttaggttgcttctatacattagctattgtgaataatgcagctgtgaatacAGGGTCAGTATATCCCTTCAAATTGATGCTTTTATGTCTTCCTGTTTTGTtgctgtaggccattctcacaggtgtgaggtggaatctcaatgcatttttaatttttatttatctgaagATATGTAGAGCATTTGTTCATATGTCTGTGGACATATTAACATATATAGCTAAATTGATATTTTCTAATTTCTTGTTATGCAACTATGAACAGTTTCTTGTGAAAATAAACAGTAGAAAACATGGTGGCATCTCATTTAGCATGGCTTTCCCTTGAATTAATGCTCATATCTTGTGTGTAGCACCAATAGTGATCTTTTTCCTCAACATAGATATGTTCAGGCAAATAAAATTGCCTTCTGATATTTTTACATTTGTTTAGTTCTACTTAGTTTGACTTAAGTTCTTAAACTCAGGGAATAGATTGTCTATTTTTTGCTGTTACATTTCTGTACTCACACTAGCTGAAGACATAGGACTTGGGAGCCACTATTGTGAAGGAAATATTACAATTTTCTTCTGTGTTGACACTTCATTGCCAGACTCTCTCATGGTAAATGTGTTTGTGCCACTTTTCTCTTGTCCACATTGTCTGCCTTCCTCAAATGAAAAGTTAGTTGATGTTTATTCCTCCTGCTTTTGTGAGGCGATAGGGAGcacaccatccatggaactcccccACTATTGTCCCTGGAATGCTCTTGTAGTGCCTGGGCTCAAACTCCACAGTTTCAAAGAcagcaaagcatgtgctctattgGGCACAGTACCTCCCTTCACtagtttggtgttttttttttttttttttttttttttaagaaagcagaAATCATTTGGTgactaaagagaaataaaataagactgTATTAACTCCAAAGCTGAAATGAATGACaatgaaaaaagttttttaaatgatggctttatttttttaactttttatatttattttcccttttgttgcccttgttttttattgttgttatttatgtcattgttagatgggacagagagaaatggagagaggggggaagttagaggggggagagaaagacagacacctgcagacctgcttcactgcttgtgaatgaagcgactcccctgtaggtggtgagccgggggctcaaaccgggatcttacgttggtccttgcgctttgcgccacctgtgtttaacccactgtgctactgcctgactcccaacaatgaATACTTTCTACTTCCAAATGAAATTAGAAAGGAGTACAAAAAGCATAACTCAATACCAGCTTTTTCATGCAtatgacccaggatcaagcccagcTACCACCTCACTGGAGGAATCTTTGGTACTGGGGTGTCCTCCCACatttctgtcagtctgtctctttttctgaaaAAATTTATCCCAGAGCAGCGCACTGATGgcatttttaaagtgttttttttttttttaaaagatatttcttGTTTTATGTATGTTAAAGACTGAAAGAATGCATTACTTCCTCTTGATTTAGTTTAAGTATTATCAGTAAGAGCCATATATGAGTGGCTATGTATACCTTCTACTCATCACACCTAGAGGAACACAAGGTCAGCCTGACCCACAAAGGCCACTATATATTTGGCCTTTGGTACAGACGTTAATCTTCTTAATCTCCACATTGTAAAGACACATTCCCCTTTAGAGTTAAGAAAAAGTaggataagggagtcgggcggtagcgcagtggattaagcacacgtggcaccaagtgcaaggactggcataaggatcctggtttgagccctggctcccacctgcaggggagttgcttcacaagcagtgaaacaggtctgcaggtgtctatctttctctccccctctgtcttcccctcctctctccatttctctctgtcctaacaacaacgacatcaataataactacaacaataaaaaacaagggcaacaaaagggaaaatagataaatattaaaaaaaaaaaaagaaaaagtaggatAAAATTTTAAGAGAGTGTGATTAACCTTCTCAACAGATATTCACCCAGTGGTGTTTGCATCTGCTAATCAGTCATTCCTGAATTATCAATAGTTACTTTGCTGTGGTTATAAAGAAGTCATCTTCaaattctgtctttccttcctctttaatTACTACTCATTCTTCTGTAAAGAGGAgcactttccttttcttctttctccttttcatgATTAAAGTTTTAGATTAATTCAGTGTGTTGTTTGGCTGTTATGTCTCTTTAGACTCCTCCAATCTATTAACAGTCCTCTGCCTTCCCTATCATTGGTGCTATATACTAATGCTTGAACTGTCCTTCAACTGACTATGTTGCAATTCATTCACCACAGCATGGGATGAAATTCACCTAAACTCTATGATGAACTCACTGTGCCACTATGGATAATTCATACCAGCTACACTCTTCTATttcatgtattttaaatatttatttattggttagagacagtcagaaattgagaagggagtgatagagaggaagagagacagagagatacctgcaacactgcttcatgactcaaaaagctttccccctgcaggtggggactgggggcttgaacccaggcccttgtgtattgtaacatatatgctcaaccaagtgtgccaccacacaggccctgcccctcccctaGCTACACTCTTCTTCAAATAAAACTTTATGCGTAGCACCCTACAATAAACACAAGTAAATAATAAATCCAGTTCAGGTaaaatagcattatggttatggaaAATGATGCTCATGCCTgatgttccaaagtcccaggttcagtaccccataatcactgtaaaccagaattgaaaagtgctctggttaaaaaaaaaaaaacataaataaatagcaaaactgTTGATAATACAATAAGAAAACatgtagttcttttttaaatattatttaaaaaatatttttactaagttgttattggatagagacagaaattgagaggggagggggaacagagatagagaaagacacagagacacctgcagcctcaattcaatacttatgaagctttccccctgcaggtagggaccaggggcttgcctGAAGACAGGTCCTtacgcacagtaatgtgtgtgtttaaccaggtgtaccatcacctggcccctgtgagttctttatatatcttaCATACTGGCTCCGGATTCACATGTGACACTCATTTTGACAAAAGAGCGTAAAGAGTATATTGGGGCTAGGTGGTTGGTTGCACGCGTTACAAcgcgcaagaacctgggtttaagtcccagtccccacctgtgggggtaagctttgcaagtggtgaagtaggactgtaggtgtctctctgtctccccattccctctcgatttctagctgtctctatccaataaatagagatgataaaaaattcaaaataaaaagagTGTTTCAGGCAGAAGACATTATGGAAAACAATAGTTTGGTGTAACCTACCAGTAGAGGtaggctgagggagagagagttggGGTGGGGAAGTAAGGTTGGCTAGTTCATGAGTGGCTTTGCATAtgggtcaccatttttaataatttctgtGACATTCTGAGTCTGGGTAGAGAGGTGCTACCATCCTTTGGCTGGCAATTTCACACCAAAGCACAATGTTGAATAATGAAATTTCTGACAGACAGTGCCCAGAGCCTCCATAATGAAAGATCATTACGGAGAGGATGCAGATAATTAGCTGTTTTTGGTGGCATTACAGCTGTATAAAatgccagggccaggcagtggcacacctggctaagtgctcacattacagtgtacaagggcccaggttcaaactcctggttcccacctgcagagggaaagcttcatgagttatgaaacagggctgcaggtatctctctcaatttctctgtctctatccaataaatactttttaaaagatttaaaaaatgtatttagatGCCCTGTAATTTTGTTTTCTACTAGAAAAGTTTTCATTGTTTGTTgaataaaagaaagcaaacaaaccagactttcaggggccaggtggtggtggcttacccagtagaatGAACATATTTTAGtgcacaaggaacagggttcaagcccctggtccccacctgcagggggaagcttcatgagcagtgaagcaatgtctcactctccctctgtctcttcctttccttctccctatgttccccttccctctcaatttctctctgtccctgtaaaaaataaaaacaagcaaataaatacttttacAACAAGTTCTATTATATATTGAGTGTCAGGACTACAACTTGGAACCTCACAAATGCAAGGCCTATGTTACTTTACAGTCTGTCATCTCTTCAGATGCTATAGTTTTCAAATTTAGAGCTTCCTTCTATATGGAATTAGAAGTTTTGTATTAACCTAGATATTCAAGGGGTAAAATCAACACTTTTTCTTGAGCTATGGAGGAAATCTAGCTATACTGAGAATTTCAAGATAATGCCCTTAAACTCCACGAAAACATTTTCTGAAATGCAATACTACATCACCAGTTCTTGTGTACACACAGAACATGCATCAACATCTCAGAGTTAGCTTAACTTGCAAGTGCTCTGTTTTTCAGTGCTGAGTTTGTGGCCTCACAGAGGTCAGGCTTGACTGAGTCATTTAGTGGGCCAGGAACTACGTGAACTGTAGATAATTCCTAGTAAGAGGCCAGGAGCACAGTAGATGACCCAGTCCCCTTCAACAACCTCAGAGACAACATTGTCCAATAGAAATCTAAagtcacctggctccccacctgcagggggggtcgcttcacaggtggtgaagcaggtctacaggtgtctgtctttctcttcccctcctctctccatttctctctgtcctatccaagaatgccgacatcaataacaacaataataactacaacaataaaacaacaagggcaacaaaagggaataaataaatatttaaaaaaaagaaatctaaagtcAGTCAAATAAGTACTTTTAAACTTTTCTACCAGTCACGTTAAATTAAAAGGGAAGTCAAGGTGAAAGTAACTTTAACATTCTACTTGTCAACCGTGATGAAGTTCGAATTTAACTATTCACAAAACATTAAACATGTAAATAACACAGAAAGTATTAATGAGAGtttcaccttttttcttttcttgtaccAAGTCTTTAAAGATCTGGTGTGTGTTTTGCATTTTGGGTATGCTTCTATTCAGACCAGTCACACTGCCAAGTGCTCAGTAGCTACATGTGGCCAGTAGCTGTCATATTGTACAACACACCACTCATCTATGATTTAGTATTTTGAAGTGCAGATCTCACCCATAGTCATCATCTTCAAATATAAGtctcctgttcttatttcttctaATCCCACAATTCCAGCTTAACAAAGACAAATaggtgggctgggaagacagcatcatggatatgcaaaagattttcatgaggtttaagaggtcccaggttcaatccccagcaccaccataagccagagctgagcactgctctggtatttctcgTTGTGTCTTTTTctcatatctctctcattaatataaaataaataaaatatggtgtctgggagatggctcagtggataaagcactgaactcctcaagcatgaggtcctgagttcaagctccaaaAGTACATGTACCAGgtcatatctggttctttctcctcctatctttctcattaataaacaaaatctttaaaaaaaatacttttaaaaagttcactaaaaaattttaaaaagacagccaAAAAAATTTCCCGATATGCTTCATgaatgataaagcaggtctgcaggtgtctctctttctatctccccctgccttctcaatttctgtctttataaataaatacataaaatgcatactttaaaaaattaattcagattaaaatttttttccctgacTATAAAACCACTGGATCCTTCTGGGAAGTAAATTTGCAACTGCCCTTAAGTAAATAACAGATGAGAATGGGAAATGTGTGAGAAGCAACTACCAAAGGTGTAAGTAAGTATTGGGGGAATTCTAGGAACTGAAATAAACCAGCAGTTATTTTAGATGAGAGAAGAAAACAGCTAAGGAGAAAACAATGAGTAATTAGAATTCAAATCCAAGGAATTTCACACATAACTGAAAGGAGTGcttgttttcagtgtctgttTTGGGGTGTTTTCCCAGAATCcaagggagatagagtgggtACTATTACCCACTCTTGTCTAAAGGTTGAGAGGAGTTTTCTGGGAGGGACAGGGAGCTGACCAAGTTTATAACTTCTTGATACCACCGTTTTGCAAATTTGTTAACTGGATTTAGAGACATTAAGAAACTTGCTGAGGTCACTCAGCAGCCAGTGAGCTGGGAAGCAAAGAACTGAATCCTAGGAGGAAAATGAGAAATCAGTGCAAAACCCAGGCTGTCCCTACTTGAGTGACAGAATGAAGAAGACACCAAAGTGTCCTAGAGATCCCTGTGAGGTTCTTGTAAGGCTGGAGGAGGCAGGCACAGTCAGTAAGTGGGAGGCGAAAAGCCAAGTCTGCGATATTGTATTACTTTACATCATGTATCATACTGAATATATTAGATCATATGCTATCGGGATGTTATCCCCATCTTGGGTCTGACTACCCCCTTCTCCAGAGAGCCTGGGCCTCACACTGCAGGCCACCCCAAAGCCTTCTGGAGCACCGAGTCAGTCAAAGAGGAAGAGGACAGTCCGAAACCACCGCGTTTATTTCCTGCCGGGCTTTGGAGGCTAGTGGCAATTGGAGTGTCAGTGCACCCTTGGCtgcatgtcctcctcctcctcctcctcctcctctgcgcCGATGCCAGGGAGCCAAGGGTCGTTTTGAGGGAGTCCACAGTCAGGCTGCACGGGGTGGAGTTGGGGAGGAGATACTGCCTTAGTCCTCCTAGTCACTGCAGCCCCACTCCATCACCCCTCTCTGTGGGACCCCGGgggccaccccaccccctctttccCTGCAACCCCGCTCTAGCCTGGCTCCCTACCTCTCCTAGATGCTCCTGGTCCCGTGGGGGGCTGGAGGTTAGGGTGAAGACTTGACCCCCGAGTTTCTCCAGCTGTGTTTTCAGactgcggaggagaggagaggaggcagaagAGAAGCGGAGATCAGAGACACCTGAGgctgagagacagacacacagaccgcGGACACGCCCCTCCCCTGTTGTGGAGGCCTTGGGGACAATGCTGGGGAGAGGTCGGGCACGGCccatttccctcctccagggcccttttcccttctccctctacATCCCCTCTCACCTCTCGTCGTCCGCAGGTGCAGCCTTGGTATCGGGCTGCGGGGTCTCGACCTCAGGTGGTGAGCACAGCTGGCGCTCCAGCTCCAGCAGCTTGGCGCGAGCCTGGTTCTCTGAGGGGCGGGGCGTTGTGAGCGGGCCTGGAGCTCCCGCGGCCCCGCCCCCGTGGCCCCGCCCACTGCCCCCTCTCACCTTCGGTGAGCAGCTGCTCCTGGCTGCCTTGCAGGGCACGTATCTCCCAGGCCAGTCTGTGCTGCAGCATCTGCTAGAAGGAGAGGAGGTCGGTCTATCTGTCCATCCGCCCGCCCcgccttccccctcttcctcatcATTAATGGATAAGGCCATTCATTCAAGCATTTGTTAACTCAGTTTGCAGTTTCTGCTGTGGTCAGAAACCACCATTCACCATGCTTCCCTgcacctccccaccaccccagtgtACCTCTCAAACTTAATTTCTTCCCACCCTTATCCTCCACCTTCCCCAAGCCCCCAGGTGCTCTTCCTCAAGCGCTCTAGACACATTTAGGCTATAGGACCTTTGCACTGGCCAGAAAAGTTAGTTACTTTGATGCTAGAGACCTGCATAACTTCATTTCTGAACTCATGCTACCTGCTCAGAGAGACCTTCTCCACGGGCATAAGAACTATGTACTTTTTCTTATGTAGTCTGGATATgcttccctcacccccacccccaccactccaGAGACACAGTAAAGACTTGGTTCtcaggaattggcgtattgcaccaaagtaaaagactctggggtgggtggaatacagatccaagaaggatgacagaggacctctgcgaaatgttatgcatgtacaaactattgtatttactgtcgaatgtaaaacattaattccccaataaagaaattaaaaaaaaagatgggagaaggctgaggggggCGCTGCTGCATGACGGCCACTGTTGGCAGCACACCCTTTtggaaaagaataaatgccttgcttcaactccttaaaaaaaaaaagaagtcaaagcaGAACTATAAAAAAATAGGTGAAAATAAAATAGTGACAGATATAAAACCAaaccatatttgtgaccttgggaaaactactgcagcttccagtggaggggtggaCATACCaaaatctggtggtaggaatggtgtggtatTAATTgtgtaaattaatattgaatagTTATAAAACAAAGCTATCACTTACTACAGTatgcagaaataaaataaaataaagacttggTTCTTCATTGTCTGGAATGCCAGATGCAACCAGAGACATTAGCTGAATGAAGGAATGAGCTGACCAGGACTTTTTCAGGGTTCCCAGCTGCCACTGAAAGGTGAGCATGCTCTCTAGGTGAACAGGAGGGAAGTGGGACCTGAAAGACTGAGTAAGTGGGTGGGAGGACTTTCCCGGAGCATTGGGCCTGAACAGTGAATGGTATGATCCGGGACCAGTCCTTGAGGATACCATCATAAGGGGAGGAGTAGCTTTTGGTTGGAAGCAATCATCATGGCTCACTTGGAATTCCCAGATGTCCTTTTGCTGGCCCTTCAAGTCCTCCAGTTGTTTTCCCACATGCAACCTAGAGACCAATATGTAAGAATGAGAGATCACATGCTAAGACTGATACCCcgtgggcagggggtggggggatgaagACAGGGAAAGTAGTCCTCATATACAGGTCATTGAATCTTTGCCCCACACTCTGTCTGTTCCTTTCATGGGCATTCTCCAAATTCTGGATTCCCACAGCTCTTCTTCAACAAGTTTTCCCTGATCCCCAACTCCTGCTCCCCACTCCAGGTCACACTAGGCCCTAGACCCAGGGTTACCCCTGTGCGCTCTGTGGGAGACTGTCTGTGATCTGAGAGTTCTGGATAGGCATATCCTCCACATTCTCTGGCGACATGTGGTTCCTGGGAAGGAAAAAGACAACTCTCAGTAAAAATCTCtgatcccacaccctcttcaGCAAGAATCGCTTCGTAAccatcatttttcttcttctgttgacTGCATGTAAAACTTGTTGATTGCATGGGCATCATCAAGACCACCACCCTATATATTCTGTCTTTCTCCAAACCATGCCTCCCTATGAAAATTTTGTAAGGAGTTCAGTAGTTTAGTTTCATATATAATGAAGTCCTGGCTTAAAGCTTTGATCTATTTTCCCACTGTGACC
The DNA window shown above is from Erinaceus europaeus chromosome 2, mEriEur2.1, whole genome shotgun sequence and carries:
- the SYCE1L gene encoding synaptonemal complex central element protein 1-like isoform X1 — its product is MAGEMKPQKTEPPGVMEEVEGQNKSSKKTEDLLAIVKKLLKEGSLAPQIEDQINRINELQQAKKKSGELGEAQALWETVHRELDSLNEEKLHLEEVLSKKQEALQILQLHCQRKRSETQRNHMSPENVEDMPIQNSQITDSLPQSAQGLHVGKQLEDLKGQQKDIWEFQQMLQHRLAWEIRALQGSQEQLLTEENQARAKLLELERQLCSPPEVETPQPDTKAAPADDESLTVDSLKTTLGSLASAQRRRRRRRRTCSQGCTDTPIATSLQSPAGNKRGGFGLSSSSLTDSVLQKALGWPAV
- the SYCE1L gene encoding synaptonemal complex central element protein 1-like isoform X3 gives rise to the protein MAGEMKPQKTEPPGVMEEVEGQNKSSKKTEDLLAIVKKLLKEGSLAPQIEDQINRINELQQAKKKSGELGEAQALWETVHRELDSLNEEKLHLEEVLSKKQEALQILQLHCQRKRSETQRNHMSPENVEDMPIQNSQITDSLPQSAQGLHVGKQLEDLKGQQKDIWEFQQMLQHRLAWEIRALQGSQEQLLTEENQARAKLLELERQLCSPPEVETPQPDTKAAPADDESLKTQLEKLGGQVFTLTSSPPRDQEHLGEPDCGLPQNDPWLPGIGAEEEEEEEEDMQPRVH
- the SYCE1L gene encoding synaptonemal complex central element protein 1-like isoform X2; its protein translation is MAGEMKPQKTEPPGVMEEVEGQNKSSKKTEDLLAIVKKLLKEGSLAPQIEDQINRINELQQAKKKSGELGEAQALWETVHRELDSLNEEKLHLEEVLSKKQEALQILQLHCQRKRSETQRNHMSPENVEDMPIQNSQITDSLPQSAQGLHVGKQLEDLKGQQKDIWEFQMLQHRLAWEIRALQGSQEQLLTEENQARAKLLELERQLCSPPEVETPQPDTKAAPADDESLTVDSLKTTLGSLASAQRRRRRRRRTCSQGCTDTPIATSLQSPAGNKRGGFGLSSSSLTDSVLQKALGWPAV